The Babylonia areolata isolate BAREFJ2019XMU chromosome 2, ASM4173473v1, whole genome shotgun sequence genome segment GAGATCTGAGAATTACAATAATAAATTATTGATGAAGAAATTTTCTTCATATTGTCAACAGAGAACAgcttcatttctttcttgagtGATGTTGGCCTACCACTGTCATTTTTAGTATAAGTAACTTGGTACATGTTCATATTACTCAACTTATTATCACTTAtgaatcaaaaaacaacaacaggtcttCAGTTCTATACAAAGGTAGTAACTAACATTAAAAATGCCTcataacccccccaccacctttcccccaacattacccccgacacacaccaccTTTTCAGTagcacaattctctctctctttctctctctctctcccttactccttCGCTCAAGCCCAGTAAAGAATGTAAGCATAAAACAGCAACAGTCACCTTGACACATTGGCTGCCAGTCGTTTTGTGAATGCAGAATCCTGCCCTGCATAGAATTCCAGATCTTCTTCCTGGATGGCATCTTCCTCCTCAGCGCTGTCATTGTCAGCAAACTGCTCTCCATTCACTTTGCTGGCAGCTGGCTCCTTTGCatcatgtttgttgtgtttgttctcctttttcttttgcttCAGTCGTTGCTTTCTCAGTTTTCCTTGTTTGGCAAATTTGTTTAACTTCTTGTTGGCAACTTTTGAAGAAGTTGAACGAGGTTTGGATTTGCTTCCCTTTTTTGCATTCTTCTGAAAATGGGCAGATAGAATTGAATGAAATGGGAGGTGTAGAAAGAAAACAGTAAacagtacaatactacaaatACTGTTTAGAGCATAaggttaattattattatttttttccattcTCTGCAGCAAAATACAACAAATTCTTATTTACTTTTCTTACTGGCAAATGCACTCCTGCACACATTTCACTGAAAATAGAAAAGCTGACCACCATGCactcccctgaaaacagagtatggctgcctgaatgcCAAAATGGTGAGGTAAAAAGAACAGGACACAAAAGTCTACAACACCTTTTGTTGAACTTCAAGAGTGTACAACTACAAGGGAGTTCCAGCCCATGAATTTATAAGTTGGTGTCACgtgtaatataatgataatataaataacaatgataattataataatgataagaagtttcagtttcagatggaggcgtcactgcatccgAACAAATCCATtttgctacacaacatctgcaaggcagatgcctgaccatcagcataacccaacacacttagtcaggccttcagtgcatgcatacattgtgtacctatcagagtagaccactagacactcagttttattttccagtcaaacatgggagtaagggcgagagtgggatttgaacccagaccttcatggactctgaattagcagatgagcgtcttaatcattctgccaccttcctccctaagaagaggaagaagagagggagacagagagggagaaaatgggAGGAAACACAAGATAAAGTCTTTTTTAACAAGCGTTACTACTTCGAATATCCATTAACTGATTAAGGGTTATCACAATCTGTATGTTCATGGTCACTTCATGATCATGCCTTCAACCATGTATGAATTAATAAGGGAAattaaggaaggagggagggtgagagaggcagagacagagagaatgacaattaCAAATGTTCTACTgggggtagaatggataagctgaaactgtgaaagcttctttacaccatgccctcatacaggcatcaacacacacacccacaatatacagaatgaaataaaatagacaaataaatgacaaagcaaataaaattaataataataaataggtTGTGTAAATTAACGGACAGATCATGAAATCACCACATGAAACTCTTCaaacacaaacgtgtgtgtgcatacaggcgTCATACAAAGACtcaaacacacaagcagacagacagtgggggtagagggagagagcagtTCTGGTATACTACATTGATAAAACGCAGGCACTATAACAGTATAAGTTTTATAACTTGTACTATGAGCCTGGATTAAATGATAGCGAAATCCACACGTGCAAGAACTCACCGGCGCCATCTTGCAAGGGTAACCACTCTGGTTTTCCGGAAAACGAGAGACGACAAGGAgagtttattgttattattgttttattttattccaaaAAGATAACATTTTTATGTGCTCACCTTGCATTTCATttgttgggttttcttcttcattttgtttattgAAAAGTCATACTTAAACATCTGTCAATTTATCTATTAGAAAAGGACAACTTAGAGAAATAGCAGCTCAAAAGCTTCTTTCTTAAAATTATGGTGATCAGATAAACCCTGTGTCCAGAGGGACGCAACTCTCAGTTTACAAGACAGCTCTCTTGGCGCGTCCCAGTCAAGTAATTCCAACGCCCGCGAACCTCTCCCTCGTAAATGGTGACAGAAAAATGGATCTGTCAAGTTATGAGGCAGACAGGTCGAAAAACTGTGTCATAGAATCCCAAGTAGCTGAACGATTTAAGAGTGAACCATGCTGGCTCGGCATCGATGAAGCAGGGAGAGGACCCGTGTTAGGTGAAAGCactgagatggtgtgtgtgtgtgtgtgtgtgtgtgtgtgtgtttgagagcgtGACCATATTCTTTAACATGTTGCTGATCGATATAATTCATAAGCAGATCTATCCCGAAAGAAAGGAATATCATTGACATGGATACTTGCAAAATGCCATGGACATGACCTAGATCAGTAGATGTGTTTGGGATGTCTCAATATAATCATTACAATGGGCAAGGCGAATCAGCTTGTTGAGTCAAGTTCTGTTCACTGAATAAGAAACTATACACGGGAAGAAGTTCAAATACACTTTAAGGATAATGGTCTCTTTTTCAATACATGTAGTTGGGTTACGAACATGAACACTtcctgaaaacaaagtatggctgcttaAATGACTAAATagaaatggtcatgcatgtaaaagtgcTCTTGTGTGTTTCTTGACTTGATCAAATTTTGATTTTACTCAAATGTGCCTCACTGATGCATAGCATCAATGAAGTAACCATGTAAGTTGCCTATGATTGTATGAACGCCAAAGAAATCTTTTGATTCACACTCCAGACGTGCAGAATAGAAGACACTGCATCTGTTCTGAACACTGATTTGATTTTTCTTGACATCAGATGATCAGGCAACTCCTTTTGGCAGCATGCTTCATAGTGCAGTTGATGATTTGTTGTGGCGAAATGTTCAACAATTATCGAAGCCATCCACAATCgagaagactggcagaaaaataAAAAGCTGAACTGGCACTGTATTccaccacagtacaatacacatgtGATGATGCCTTGATTTAGCATACCTTCTCATTTCCTTTCCTGAGAAGGTGCAAgattttggagggttttttttcccaatgtTCATTTGCTCAATATAAAACTGCAGATTAACAGTGACAGTTgattgatactgatattgatactgatattgatttgCTGGAGAATAAGAGGAAACTACAAAAACCCTATTTACATAACCAGTTTTGCGGAAAATTAATGAGTGAAGTCGCTGACTGGCTGCCACATCATTGCGTCATTTCAAAATTTGTGTTGGTGACCGATGACCGACAAGAAACCTGAAGCCTGTATAGTGTATGTATAAATTGATATCTCAAAATATCAATCATTGAATTGTGTGAATTGCAGGGCCCATGGTGTATGGAATCTGTTTCAGTccagtggcagagaaagagaagttCGGAGAGATGGGTTTTGCAGGTTggctttttatttgattttttatatTTGATATAAACCttgactttgattttttttttaattcgttgaTCATGAAGCGATTATTTCATCCCTACACTTAAAATTCCAAAGATAGTATCAGTTCACAAAATAGATAGTAACTTTCTATGGTCTTGAATGTGATATCAGTAGCATGGTAagataatgcttttttttaaagttatatttTTGAAGCATGGTTATGAACTATGATTTTGTTTATTAATGATAATGCTAACTCTAGAAAGAATAGCTGTATTATTACCTGTTTTCAAAAGTGAATCTTATCTCTAGAGACATACatacgtgtgcacgcgcacacacacacactataaaatatATACTATATGAAATATATACCTGTGTGTAGTGTATGGTATGGAAGTCACATTATAATATAAACCCATGTGTAGTGTATGGTATGGAAGTCACATTATAATATATACCTCTGTGTAGTGTATCACTGTATGGTATGAAAGTCACATTATAATATAtacctgtgtgtagtgtgtcactgtgtggtatGGAAGTCACATTATAATATATACCTCTGTGTAGTGTATCACTGTATGGTATGGAAGCCACATTATAATATATAAGTAATACCCATGTGTAGTGTATCACTGAATGGTATGAAAGTCACATTATAATATATACCTCTGTGTAGTGTATCACTGTATGGTATGGAAGTCACATTATAATATATACCCCTGTGTAGTGTATGGTATTGAAGTCACATTATAATATATACCCCTGTGTAGTGTATCACTGTATGGTATTGAAGTCACATTATAATATATACCCCTGTGTAGTGTATCACTGTATGGTATTGAAGTCACATTGAATGCATGGTTTCttggtgtgttgttcttttttttttctttccagattCCAAAACGCTGACAGAGGAACAGCGAGAGGAAATCTTCAGCAAAATCTGTGACAATAATGacctggttggttggatggttcaTGTTCTCTCTCCTGCATCGATTTCACAGAGTATGCTACGAAGGTGAATAAAATCTTTATTCATTATTGTTGTAaaactgttatatatattttttttaatttcatatttGTGACAATTTGTGTCACAGCATCacaaaaagaaatcattttgtcAATGAACCTACACCACATTGTTACATAGTGATTCTGAAATGATGTACAAACATATTTTTTCTTCTGATATTGGACACACGTTTAGTGAACACATTTTTTGTTCATCCTGTTCCTAGAGCAGTCAGAATATTGACTGAACATTCTTATCTTTGATGGCACTGCCAAAGTGTTAACTTGATGCAGTTCAACAAGAACAGGATTTCACGTGTGTGAAAATGTACCTGTTGCTTGTCTTTTCACTATATGCTATGAACATGAAGAGATTCAACAAAGAGGGAGTTTATGTTGCTATTTTTCTTACCTTCTCAAAGCTtgatcagcatgttgggtttgtGTAAAAGTCAGGTGTCTGCtgccctcttttcttttctttttgatgttttttttctttttaaacggcagatgtggtgcagtgtgtgtttgtgtgtgtgtgtatcgatatatctgcacgctttgacaccataaaaatgaaactgaaaaatctGATATTGTATTGTGAAATTGTATTATGCATGATACAGCATGTGTGTTATATAACCGTATGTGTTGCCTGTATGACTACCAGTTATTTTATTCTGATAAGTGATGGTTTGAACTGTGTGTTATACTATTTTCTTGTTATTATGACAGTGTTGTGCGCTTTGTTTCTCAGAGCCAAGTACAATCTCAATGCCCTTTCCCACGACACAGCCATTGGGCTTGTGAAAACAGCTTTGGACAGAGGAGTCAACGTTACTGAAGTAGGTTTCTTCATCTTTTTAAAATGAACGGCTGCGTGGTTTACAAAGCTGAAGAATATTCTTGATGATTATTTCTTCTTAAAACTTCACAAGCAGTAATCTAAAGACTGTGTTGatagtttcattttctttgtgtctCAGGTTATTGAGAAGATATAAGTCGTCTGTCTCAAGTTATTGAGATCTAAGTCGTCAGTGTGTGATGGAACAGAATTATATGCAACTGGTTAAACACATGAATAAACTCATGGCTATAAAGGTGAAATACTGGAATAAATCATGAGTATTAAATCAATCCAGGCTGACACACTATGTGTGTGAAAAGAGCATGAAagaataattatatatgtatgaacattagaatagacacacacacacacacacacacacacacacagatatatatatatatatatatatatatatatagcgttgATGTTTATTCACAACAGCGTTGGTGTTTATTCAAAACAGTGTTGATGTTTATTCACAATGGTGTTGGTGTTTATTCACAACAGCGTTGATGTTTATTCACAGCAGTGTTGATGTTTATTCACAACGGTGTTGGTGTTTATTCACAACAGTGTTGGTGTTTATTCACAACAGTGTTGATGTTTATTCACAACAGTGTTGATATTCCTTCACAACAGTGTTGGTGTTTATTCACAACAGTGTTGATGTTTATTCACAAGAGTGTTGATGTTTATTCACAACAGTGTACTTTTCACAACAGTGTTGATGTTTATTCACAACAGTGTATTTTTCACAACAGTGTTGATATTCATTCACAACAGTATTTTTCACAACAGTGTTGGTTTTCATTCACAACAGTATTTTTCACAACAGTGTTGGTGTTCATTCACAACAATGTTGATATTCATTCACAACAGTGTATTATTCACAACAGTGTTGGTATTCATTCACAACAGTGTTGGTGTTCATTCACAACAGTGTTGATATTCATTCACAACAGTATTTTTCACAACTGTGTTGATGTTTATTCACAACAGTGTACTTTTCACAACATTGTTGATGTTTGTTCACAATGACGCTGACATTTGTACACAGCAGTTTTGACATTTATTCACAATTGTGTTGACATTTATTCACAAACAATGTTTGTATTTATTCACAATAATGTATGTTATAACCTATGTTGACATTTCTGTTTGCCACTGAAGGTTTATGTGGACACGGTGGGTGACCCTGGGAAGTACCAGGAGAAGCTGAAGAACATCTTCCCTTCCATTGACATCACGGTGGCCAAGAAAGCAGATGCCCTGTTCCCCATCGTCAG includes the following:
- the LOC143299959 gene encoding ribonuclease H2 subunit A-like; translated protein: MDLSSYEADRSKNCVIESQVAERFKSEPCWLGIDEAGRGPVLGPMVYGICFSPVAEKEKFGEMGFADSKTLTEEQREEIFSKICDNNDLVGWMVHVLSPASISQSMLRRAKYNLNALSHDTAIGLVKTALDRGVNVTEVYVDTVGDPGKYQEKLKNIFPSIDITVAKKADALFPIVSAASICAKVARDRVVKNWKFAEGIDVEDNSYGSGYPGDPATKKFLSENIDPVFGFPDLVRFSWSTAAQILERQAAEVEWEDDEEDDGSKDTGSASLLQFFKKSGDDAKKERHRFFTDRALEPLTTL